Part of the Vicinamibacterales bacterium genome, CCGGGTCGAGCTCCGTGATCCGCTGCTCGACGAGCATATGCGGGCGCGATTTTCGGTGCGCCATCACGACGGCGCCGCCGGCGGCAAACACGCCGTTGCTGTCGGCGTGATCGATGTGCCAGTTGGTGTTGAGCGCAATCTTGACGGGTCGCGGATCGAGCGCGGCAACCGCGGCCTTGACCTTCGCACTCTGCTGGACGAACCCGTTGTCGACGAGCAGAACGCCGTCGGCGCCGATGCTGACGCCGATGTTGGCGCCCGCGCCGATGAGCATCGAGATCTGGTCGGTAACCTTTACAGTCCTGACCGGGAGCTTGTCCCAATCCTGCGCCAGGACCGGAGCGCCGAGAGCCGCCGCGAGCGACGCGCACACGAGGATTCCACGGATTCGAGCGGACATCGAACCACCTCCTGTCGGGCCGGACGCCATGGCGGCAAGCCACAGCCGCCGCTGCCTCACCGCGCCTCCTGGCTGGCCCCACGCGCGTGGCGGACCTCCTCTCCATGTGCGCGCGCGGGCCGAAAGGTGACAGGCAGGGAGGCCAGGCGGGTCTGACGGTCGAATCGCCCTGTGGTAGCATCCGCGCGATGACGCATGCTGCGCGGATCGTGCTCACGCTTCTGCTCGGCTCCTGGGTCGGCTCCATCCTCGTGGCCGATCGCGCCGCGCCGCCCAACGCCCCGGCCCAGATTGCCGTCGAGGGCGATCACGTGACCATTCGCTACAACGGATCGGTGGTGTTCGACGGGCGAATCAGGAATCCTGATGCGCTGCGCGTTGCCGTGCCGTCGGTCTCGCGGCGGGGCGAGGCGGTGGATCAGGTCCTGGCCCTCTTCGCCACCCGTGGTCAGCTTGAGGTGTCAGGGATCGTCACAGCCAGCGCGGAAGCGTTTCCATGCGAGAGCGATCGCGCGGTTCGCGCGCTTCCCGTCGTCAGGCACAGCTCGGGGCTGAGCCGGAGCCGCCTGAACCAGGCTGTCTACGACCGGCGATGGGACTGGGTGCTGTCGGTGGACGATCACCCTCGCACGGCCGTCACGGTGACTCCGGTATCCGACACTGCTGACACGCGCACGTTCTCGCTCGAGGCGCGCGGCACTGAGATTGTGCTGAGGTTTCGGCCACGCTTCTACCAGCAACACCGCGGCCTTCGACACTTCGAACCCTGGACGTACGCCGTCTGGAGCCGGCCGGTGGTCGGCTGGTGCAGTTGGTTCGCCTTCTTCGACAAGGTCACCGATCAGGACGTGCGCCGGACCGCCGACGTCATGTCCGAGGTCCTCCTGCCGTACGGCTACGAGTACCTGCAGATTGACGATGGGTACCAGCGCGGGACCGGCTTGCCCGAACTCTGGCTGAAGCCGAATGACAAGTTCCCGCAGGGCATGGAAGCCACCGCCAACTACATCCGCCAGAAGGGACTCAAGCCGGGCATCTGGACCAACGCCACGTTCTCGCAAACCGACTACGCGAATCAGCACAAGGACTGGTTCGTGCGGAATGCGGCGGGCGGCGTGGCGCGCGGGAACTGGATCGATCATCCCGTGGACGCGTCGGTGCCCGGCGCGCTCGATGCGCTCGTCCGTCCCATCTACAAGGGCCTTCGAGGCATGGGCTGGGAGTATTTCAAGCTGGATGCCCTGCGCCACCTGCGGTACGAGGGCTACAACTCGTACCGCGGGCATTTCGAGAAGAAGGACCTTCAACCGGGAGACGTGCTCCGCCAATACGTGGCGGCGGTCCGCGAGGAGGTCGGCCGCGATCACTTCCTGCTCGCGTGCTGGGGCGTGCGGCCGGAACTGGTCGGCCTGGTCGATGGCTGCCGGATCGGGACGGACGGTTTCTCCTACGCAGGGCTCGCGCAGTACAACTCGTTCAACAACGTGGTGTGGCGCAACGATCCCGATCACATCGAGCTCAGCGCGACGGACGCGTGGCGTTCGACGATGGTGACGTCGCTGACGGGATCGCTGTTCCTCCTCACCGACAAACCCGAACGATATCGCACGGCGTTCGTCGAACCCGCCCGGCGGGCCGCGCCGGTGCTCGTCACGTCGCCCGGCCAGCTCTACGACGTCGACCCGTCGCGTTCGTCGGAACTGGCACGCGTGGACGGAGAGGTCAGCGGCCGCGATCCGAAACCGTTCGACGCCGGCCTGACGCCCGCCGCGCACCTCTACGAACTGGAGATCGCCCGACCGTTCGAATCATGGGTCGTGCTCGGCCGCACGGGCGGCGCATTCGACGAGATCCGCTGGGAGGCGATTGGCCTCGACCCGAACAAGCGCTACACGGTATTCGAGTTCTGGGAGCGGAGGTTCATCTCCGCCGACGCGGGGTCGTTCGTGCCCGGGCCGATCTCCCCGGCGTTCAACTCGCAGGTGTTCATCATCCGCGAGCGCCTTCCTCATCCGCAGATCGTCGCGACGAGCCGCCACATCACGGGCGGGGGAGTGGATCTGCTCGACGTGTCGTGGAAGGATGGCGTGCTGTCGGGCCGAAGCCGCGTGGTGGGTGGGGAATCCTACGAGATCTTCGTGACCGAGCCCAGCGGGTGGCGGCTCGCCGACATTCGATGCGATGGGACGGCCGCCCTGCCCGTGGTCCGTCTGGGCGCGCTCGCCGTATCCGGGTGCTCGCCGAAAGCCTCTGGCGAGATCTCGTGGCGGGCGACGTTCCGCCCGCCCCCGCCCGACGAGGCGAAGCGCCGATAGAGCAGGGCCGCCGGATGAGGCATCCTCCAGTCCGCTCGAGCTCAGGGAGTGCAGATGCATCAGCAGGGGTTTCTGCAGAGGCCTGCAACTACGCGGCCCCGGCGCTGGTGAGTTCCTCCGGGGGCATCGGCGTGCCGTGCTCGTCGGTCACGCTGATGCCGAGGGGGAACGCGTCGAACAGGACGGAGTACTTCGTCAGGCAGACCGTGCCGCACCGCATCGACTTCAGCACGTTCCTGCGGGCCATTGCGGTGAGCAAGACGATCCCGAAGACAACCCCAGCACCCCTACAGTATGTGAACCTCCAGCAACCGAGGGTCGGCAGATGCCGTCTCTCGTCACCTACTTCGCCGGCGGCTTGGCCAGCGAGATGTCGGCGATGCCGCCCACCCGCTTCGCCATCTCGATCATGGCGGGGAAGTCCGTGTAGGCGTAGACGACCATCCGCGCGCCGTCGGGCGAGCCGCCCCCATGCATGCACCCCGGAACGCCGGCGCCCGCGGTGAGCCACTCGATGAGCCGCGCGATGCGCATCCGTGTCTCGGCCGGCGAATTGGCCTTGAGGTACTTCTGCACGAGGTGGCCGTACCGGCTGTCCACGAGGTCCTGGTACGACGGCATGCAGCCGGTCTCGGCGATTCCGCCAGCGATATCCAGGGTCAGCCGCTTCGTCTCGTACGGCAACGAGGCCACGTGCACCTTGTTGGCGTGCGCGAGGACGGGGTCGGGGAGCCACGCCCCCGATGGATGCTGCGTGCCCATCATCGACGCCGCCAGCCCGACGCCGAACGTCGTCTCGTTGTTGACGATCATCTGCGTGAGCTTGTCGCGGAACACCTTCTCGTCGAGGCCGTTGGCCCTGGCGATCAGGATTGCCGCGCCGACCATCACATCGCCCTGGCCGGCCACGCACGCCCCGATGGCGGATCGGTACGGCAGCGTGAAGCGGAAGACCGCCTCGCCAGCGTGGGCGTACTCGCCGCACATGAAGACGCGCGATTTCGGCACGAACACGTCCTCGAAGAAGATGTACGCCTGCGTGATGCCGCCGCGGGTCACCGGGTTGTCGAAACCGTCCTCCAGATCCCGGTCGTCCGAGGCGTGGCGCGCCTCGACGATCGTGATGCCGGGCGCGTCCTTCGGGATGGCGAACGACACGGCGTAGTCGGCGTCCTCGCGGCGCAGCTTCACGCCGGGCATGACGAAGATCTCGTGCGCGGCGGCCGTTCCGCAGATCATCACCTTCGCCCCTCGCACGACGATGCCGTCGGGGCGGCGCTCGACGATGCGCAGGTACATGTCGGGATCGGCCTGCTTCGAGGGGCCCAGGCGGCGATTGCCCTTGGGGTCGGTCAGCGCGCCCGACAGCGTGATGTCGCGCTCCTGCGCCGCGACCAGCCATGCCTTCAGGCGCTCGTGGTAGTCGGTGCCGAGCGCGTGGTCCATGTCCCACGTGGAGGACCACATGGCATTCAGCGCGGCCCATCCCGCGCAGCGCCCTCCCGTGCACGTCCCCGTCCGCTGGAACATCAGGCGCTTCATCCGGCTGTTGGCGACCATGTCGTCGACCGACCGGATGACCGACAGGTAGCGCGAGATGCGGCGGCCCGTCAGGTGCGACGTGGTCGTCATCAGATCCTGGTGACGCGGATCGCGCGCGGCCTCGAAGATCTGCGCGTGCCCTTCGACCGTGCGTCGCGTGACGGGATCCTCGACGGGATCCTCCACCAGGCGGCCGTGCTTGTAGAGATTGGGCCGCAGGCGGCGCAGCGCGGTCTTGAACTCCTCGGGCGTCTTCGTGTCCTCGGGCGGCTGGATCTGCGGCGCCAGGCCTTCGCCCGTTCTCAGGTGGTGAATCAGGGCCGGGAGCACGTCGCCGAGATCTCCCACGATGCCGTAGTCGGCCATCGCGAAGATCGGCGCCCTGGCGTCGCTGTTGATCGCCACGATGGTCTTCGCCCCGTGGATGCCGACGGCGTGGTGCATCATGCCGGAGATGCCCGCCGCGATGTACAGCCTCGGCGCGATGAACTTCCCGCTGGCACCGATCATCTGGTCGGCTCGGGCCCAGCCCTCGTCGACCGGCGGCCGCGTGGCGCCGACCACGCCGTCCAGTAACTGCGCCAACTCGTCGAGGAGCGCCCAGCGGTCCTTCGAGCCCACGCCGAACCCGCCGCCGACGACCACCTCGGCCGTGGTGAGCGACGCGCTGCCGCCGGCCGGACGGCGGCGGCGCTCGACCTCGCGCGCCGTGCGGCCGCCAGCCGCGGGGTCCACGGTTTCGCGCACGATTTCAGCCGCCTCGGTCGAAGCCACGGGGCCGAACACACCGGCGATGACCGTGGCCATCTGGGGGCGCTGTCGCGGGCAGACGATGTTGGCCATGAGCTGGCCGCCGAAGCCGGGCACGGTCTGGACGAGGAGCCCTCGCTCGAGCTTCAAGTCCACACAGTGGGCGCTCAGCCCGGTGCCGAGGCGCGCGGCGAGGCGTGCGGCCAGCGCGGTGTTCTCGTTGTCGGCGCCGAGCAGCAGCACCTGCGGCTGATGACGCGAGACGGCGCCGGCGAGTGCCCGCGCGTGCCGCACAGTGGAAAACGTCGCCAGCGACGGGTCGTCCAGCACGCGGATCCTAACGGCGCCGGCGTGCAGGAGCTGCGCGGCCAGCGGCTCGACCTCGTGGCCGATGACGATCGCTTCGACTGGCGCCTGCGCCTGCGCGGCGAGCTCGTGGGCCTTTCCGAGCAACTCCATCGCAACCGCGTCGATCCGCCCGCCGTGGTGCGACGCATGGACCCAGATGGCGTGGCTGTCGCTCATGACGCATGCCTCCGCGTGGCCTTCAGCTTGTCCACCAGTGCCGCCGCCATCTGGCTCGGCGAGCCCTCGAGCATGTCGCCCTTCCGGCCGAGGGACGGCGCGAAGATGTTGAGCATCTGGGTCGGGGACCCGCTCAGCCCGATCTCATCGGGCCGGAGAGCGAG contains:
- a CDS encoding alpha-galactosidase, coding for MTHAARIVLTLLLGSWVGSILVADRAAPPNAPAQIAVEGDHVTIRYNGSVVFDGRIRNPDALRVAVPSVSRRGEAVDQVLALFATRGQLEVSGIVTASAEAFPCESDRAVRALPVVRHSSGLSRSRLNQAVYDRRWDWVLSVDDHPRTAVTVTPVSDTADTRTFSLEARGTEIVLRFRPRFYQQHRGLRHFEPWTYAVWSRPVVGWCSWFAFFDKVTDQDVRRTADVMSEVLLPYGYEYLQIDDGYQRGTGLPELWLKPNDKFPQGMEATANYIRQKGLKPGIWTNATFSQTDYANQHKDWFVRNAAGGVARGNWIDHPVDASVPGALDALVRPIYKGLRGMGWEYFKLDALRHLRYEGYNSYRGHFEKKDLQPGDVLRQYVAAVREEVGRDHFLLACWGVRPELVGLVDGCRIGTDGFSYAGLAQYNSFNNVVWRNDPDHIELSATDAWRSTMVTSLTGSLFLLTDKPERYRTAFVEPARRAAPVLVTSPGQLYDVDPSRSSELARVDGEVSGRDPKPFDAGLTPAAHLYELEIARPFESWVVLGRTGGAFDEIRWEAIGLDPNKRYTVFEFWERRFISADAGSFVPGPISPAFNSQVFIIRERLPHPQIVATSRHITGGGVDLLDVSWKDGVLSGRSRVVGGESYEIFVTEPSGWRLADIRCDGTAALPVVRLGALAVSGCSPKASGEISWRATFRPPPPDEAKRR
- a CDS encoding 4-hydroxyphenylacetate 3-hydroxylase N-terminal domain-containing protein gives rise to the protein MSDSHAIWVHASHHGGRIDAVAMELLGKAHELAAQAQAPVEAIVIGHEVEPLAAQLLHAGAVRIRVLDDPSLATFSTVRHARALAGAVSRHQPQVLLLGADNENTALAARLAARLGTGLSAHCVDLKLERGLLVQTVPGFGGQLMANIVCPRQRPQMATVIAGVFGPVASTEAAEIVRETVDPAAGGRTAREVERRRRPAGGSASLTTAEVVVGGGFGVGSKDRWALLDELAQLLDGVVGATRPPVDEGWARADQMIGASGKFIAPRLYIAAGISGMMHHAVGIHGAKTIVAINSDARAPIFAMADYGIVGDLGDVLPALIHHLRTGEGLAPQIQPPEDTKTPEEFKTALRRLRPNLYKHGRLVEDPVEDPVTRRTVEGHAQIFEAARDPRHQDLMTTTSHLTGRRISRYLSVIRSVDDMVANSRMKRLMFQRTGTCTGGRCAGWAALNAMWSSTWDMDHALGTDYHERLKAWLVAAQERDITLSGALTDPKGNRRLGPSKQADPDMYLRIVERRPDGIVVRGAKVMICGTAAAHEIFVMPGVKLRREDADYAVSFAIPKDAPGITIVEARHASDDRDLEDGFDNPVTRGGITQAYIFFEDVFVPKSRVFMCGEYAHAGEAVFRFTLPYRSAIGACVAGQGDVMVGAAILIARANGLDEKVFRDKLTQMIVNNETTFGVGLAASMMGTQHPSGAWLPDPVLAHANKVHVASLPYETKRLTLDIAGGIAETGCMPSYQDLVDSRYGHLVQKYLKANSPAETRMRIARLIEWLTAGAGVPGCMHGGGSPDGARMVVYAYTDFPAMIEMAKRVGGIADISLAKPPAK